Proteins from one Anastrepha obliqua isolate idAnaObli1 chromosome 2, idAnaObli1_1.0, whole genome shotgun sequence genomic window:
- the LOC129237577 gene encoding uncharacterized protein LOC129237577, with amino-acid sequence MITKYAVLSRTARLQFVNETTELENTSLEMQNYTVAGGTLVKITQESQILANQSSPPPTVQVYVYDTVLREPDTRRTYQCTVDNLLPVCDNLWPFIVSIPEPQRRLQLLLHKDRCDWLSSANPGDVISVPGRCLEQDGSKHYDCIVCYIGPVPEIHPVGYFFGLELLDNTPSPQKDELPFTGKYFECEAENAIFTTADRIIPMAPPQEEEPVAAENPNEAPASDWSIINFFTNTMDQIRASLPI; translated from the exons ATGATTACAAAATATGCAGTACTAAGCCGCACAGCGCGACTACAATTTGTGAACGAGACCACGGAGCTGGAAAACACTTCATTGGAGATGCAAAATTATACAGTGGCCGGTGGTACTCTTGTTAAAATTACCCAGGAATCACAGATATTGGCAAATCAATCATCACCACCACCAACTGTACAGGTTTATGTATATGACACAGTGCTTCGAGAGCCCGACACCAGGCGCACTTATCAGTGTACGGTGGACAATTTGTTGCCAGTATGCGATAATTTGTGGCCTTTCATAGTGAGCATACCAGAACCACAACGCCGTTTGCAACTTTTACTTCACAAAGACCGTTGCGATTGGCTCAGTAGTGCGAATCCGGGTGATGTGATTAGTGTGCCAGGACGTTGCTTAGAGCAAGATGGTAGTAAGCACTATGATTGTATTGTTTGTTACATTGGTCCAGTCCCGGAAATTCATCCAGTTGGGTATTTCTTTGGCTTGGAGTTACTG GACAACACTCCATCTCCGCAAAAAGATGAATTACCTTTCACAGGCAAGTATTTCGAGTGTGAAGCCGAAAATGCAATATTTACGACAGCTGATCGTATAATACCTATGGCACCACCACAAGAGGAAGAACCAGTCGCTGCTGAGAATCCAAATGAAGCACCTGCAAGTGACTGGTCGATAATTAATTTCTTCACTAATACAATGGATCAAATACGTGCATCACTGCCAATTTAG